The Tistrella mobilis genome segment GATGTAGTTGCGGACGAACCAGATCACGAGCGCACCGGGGATCAGCGTCAGCACGCCGGCGGCGGCGAGCAGGCCCCAGTCCATGCCCGAGGCCGAGACGGTCCGGGTCATGGTCGCCGCGATCGGCTTGGCGTCGACGGTGGTCAGCGTGCGGGCCAGCAGCAGTTCCACCCACGAGAACATGAAGCAGAAGAAGGCCGCCACGCCGATGCCGCTGGAGATGAGCGGCAGGAAGATCTTCCCGAAGAAGCGCGGGAAGGAATAGCCGTCGATATAGGCGGTCTCGTCGATCTCTTTGGGCACGCCCGACATGAAGCCTTCCAGGATCCACACCGCCAGCGGCACGTTGAACAGGCAGTGTGCCAGCGCGACCGCGATATGGGTGTCGATCAGCCCGAAGGCCGAATAGAGCTGGAAGAAGGGCAGGGCGAACACCGCCGGCGGCGCCATGCGGTTGGTCAGCAGCCAGAAGAACAGATGCTTGTCGCCCAGGAACCGGTAGCGCGAGAAGGCATAGGCTGCCGGCAGCGCCACCGCCACCGAGACCACCATGTTGATGACGACATAGGTGATCGAGTTGATGTAACCCGAATACCAGGACGGATCGGTAAAGATGATCTCAT includes the following:
- a CDS encoding carbohydrate ABC transporter permease, whose amino-acid sequence is MTTTAMPATRTDTHDEQLARRMRQRGRKSRWSWLVPALYILFLMLPLYWLVNMSFKTNEEIVSGLTLWPAEPTLRNYEIIFTDPSWYSGYINSITYVVINMVVSVAVALPAAYAFSRYRFLGDKHLFFWLLTNRMAPPAVFALPFFQLYSAFGLIDTHIAVALAHCLFNVPLAVWILEGFMSGVPKEIDETAYIDGYSFPRFFGKIFLPLISSGIGVAAFFCFMFSWVELLLARTLTTVDAKPIAATMTRTVSASGMDWGLLAAAGVLTLIPGALVIWFVRNYIAKGFALGRV